The following proteins are co-located in the Echinicola sp. 20G genome:
- a CDS encoding ABC transporter ATP-binding protein, whose translation MKTYFRLLSFAKPIEKFAIPYLIFTLLGVVFNTLNLAMLAPLLSTLFNTQDGANEVMAKPESWTDIFGYLNYYAQMAKEEYGPLGALQAVCAVIIISVLLGNLFRYLSQLVMENLRIHTLLNLRKRVFDNVMNLHVGYFSNQRKGDIISKISSDVQVVQFSVTGTLQVIFKEPLQLIAYVFMLFAISYKLTIFSLLVIPVSAFFIAQIVKRLKSQASQAQHLYGVMISYLDEALSGIKIIKAFNATEMIKDKFHDENVRFSSLGKKMAKRQQLSSPVSEFLGVAMVSGIVLYGGSLIINNQSELSASDFIAYIALFSQVMRPAKALTNSFSSIHSGLAAGERVLDLIDEKPAISDKNNAAPINEFKDKIEIKDLSFSYPGRPVLEDINLTIPKGKMVALVGPSGGGKSTMMDLIPRFIEPDTGQVLIDGTDISHVTMDSLRNLMGMVNQESILFNDSIFNNIAFGTPHATAEEVEAAARIANAHEFIMQTENGYQSNMGDRGLKLSGGQKQRICIARAVLKNPPIMLLDEATSALDTESEKLVQDALNKLMKNRTSLVIAHRLSTIQNADIIVVLEEGKIIEQGNHQELVTKDGLYNKLVNMQQFTEVS comes from the coding sequence TTGAAAACCTATTTTAGATTATTATCCTTTGCCAAACCCATTGAGAAGTTTGCCATACCCTACCTGATATTCACTTTATTGGGAGTGGTATTCAACACCCTCAACCTGGCCATGCTTGCCCCCTTGCTTAGCACCCTCTTCAATACACAGGATGGGGCAAATGAGGTGATGGCGAAACCAGAAAGTTGGACGGATATTTTTGGTTACCTGAATTATTACGCCCAAATGGCCAAGGAAGAATATGGGCCCTTGGGAGCCTTGCAGGCTGTCTGTGCCGTAATCATTATCTCTGTGCTTTTAGGCAACCTTTTCCGCTACCTTTCCCAATTGGTAATGGAAAACCTAAGAATTCACACCTTGTTGAACCTAAGAAAACGGGTCTTTGACAATGTCATGAACCTTCATGTAGGCTATTTTAGCAATCAACGAAAAGGTGACATCATCTCCAAAATTTCTTCTGATGTTCAGGTGGTTCAATTTTCGGTAACCGGCACGCTACAGGTTATTTTTAAAGAGCCTCTGCAATTGATTGCCTATGTTTTTATGCTCTTTGCCATCTCATATAAGTTGACCATCTTTTCTTTATTGGTTATTCCAGTCTCTGCTTTTTTTATCGCGCAGATTGTCAAAAGGCTTAAATCCCAGGCTTCCCAAGCCCAGCACCTCTATGGGGTCATGATCAGTTATTTGGATGAGGCATTGTCCGGAATCAAGATCATCAAAGCTTTCAATGCCACCGAAATGATCAAGGATAAATTCCATGATGAAAATGTCCGTTTTTCTTCTTTGGGCAAAAAAATGGCCAAGCGCCAACAGCTGAGCTCCCCGGTATCTGAGTTTCTGGGTGTGGCGATGGTTTCGGGAATCGTATTATACGGTGGCTCGCTGATCATCAACAATCAATCTGAGCTGAGTGCCTCCGACTTCATTGCTTATATTGCGCTATTTAGCCAAGTGATGCGTCCGGCAAAAGCATTGACCAACTCCTTTAGCTCTATACATTCAGGATTGGCAGCTGGTGAGCGAGTTTTGGATTTAATTGATGAAAAGCCAGCCATTTCAGATAAAAATAACGCTGCACCAATCAATGAATTCAAGGATAAAATTGAAATAAAGGATTTGTCTTTTAGCTATCCAGGCCGACCAGTACTGGAGGACATCAACCTGACCATTCCTAAAGGAAAGATGGTCGCTTTGGTAGGACCTTCTGGGGGAGGAAAATCAACCATGATGGACCTTATTCCAAGATTTATAGAACCTGATACGGGTCAAGTTTTAATCGACGGGACAGACATTTCCCATGTCACCATGGATTCGCTCAGGAACCTGATGGGGATGGTCAACCAGGAGTCTATCCTATTCAATGACAGCATCTTTAACAATATTGCTTTCGGCACTCCTCATGCCACTGCTGAGGAAGTGGAAGCCGCAGCCAGGATTGCCAATGCCCACGAATTTATCATGCAAACAGAAAATGGATACCAATCCAATATGGGAGACCGTGGGCTGAAACTTTCCGGTGGACAGAAGCAAAGGATCTGCATTGCCAGAGCGGTATTAAAAAACCCTCCCATCATGCTCTTGGATGAGGCCACTTCAGCCCTGGATACCGAATCAGAGAAACTGGTACAGGATGCCCTGAACAAGCTGATGAAAAACCGTACCTCTCTGGTCATTGCACACCGATTAAGCACCATTCAGAATGCCGATATCATCGTAGTGCTGGAAGAAGGCAAAATCATCGAACAAGGTAACCACCAAGAGTTGGTCACCAAAGATGGATTATACAACAAGCTGGTCAATATGCAGCAGTTTACCGAAGTAAGTTAA
- a CDS encoding GIY-YIG nuclease family protein, with translation MKKGGCIYIMTNKYNNTLYVGVTSDLIKRVYEHKSGNNTKSFTSRYNLKKLVYYENFHSIEEAIAREKQIKGGSRKKKEELINSLNPDWTDLWDDIQNW, from the coding sequence ATGAAAAAAGGTGGATGTATTTACATAATGACAAATAAATATAATAATACGCTCTATGTGGGTGTTACATCTGACCTTATAAAAAGAGTCTATGAACACAAATCTGGAAATAACACTAAGTCATTTACATCTAGATATAACTTAAAAAAGCTAGTCTATTATGAGAATTTTCATTCAATTGAGGAAGCTATAGCAAGAGAGAAGCAAATAAAAGGCGGAAGCCGAAAAAAGAAAGAAGAATTAATAAACTCCCTAAATCCAGATTGGACAGATTTATGGGACGATATCCAAAATTGGTAA